In uncultured Campylobacter sp., a genomic segment contains:
- a CDS encoding endonuclease/exonuclease/phosphatase family protein, which yields MRVLALLFAMFFCGASAAELKIASFNVQNLFDGKDDGTEYADFEIGRGSWSEQKYERKLQEIANEISALNADILGLQEIENEAVLKALAQKAGYKFYAFSRAQTAPAGVAVMSRIPIKFQKTYRPIELKTRDILRADFALNGADFSFYVVHMLSARNPLSERKRNFAFLREVLQGHQRAIVAGDFNTNFGRNSLLNELIERDGFSDLWALHPCSQLKHFSSCKSHESGAVLDHILLSDDFFSSEPGYKKDSFAVAKFSTASDHFPISFILTNESALKSMPKKQEFLAKNTASAAKTTTIEKLYGRIISEPVLIKGVVVSFTNRHGFAISQDGSGVFVYGGGGLQLGDKLDLLVKKTKFYKQSFEIDDFEIVARNGNVGSIAPYVLPSASVRQLRAGDVISTIKGDVKDGIIDLKSTGEFRIFRKSAPVQNGKNLEFKNAYFTIYKGQKEFIVE from the coding sequence TTGCGAGTTTTAGCGCTACTTTTTGCGATGTTTTTCTGCGGCGCGAGTGCGGCGGAGCTGAAAATCGCATCGTTTAACGTGCAAAATTTATTCGATGGCAAGGATGACGGCACGGAATACGCGGATTTTGAGATCGGGCGCGGCTCATGGAGCGAGCAAAAATACGAGCGCAAGCTGCAAGAGATAGCGAATGAGATAAGCGCGCTTAATGCCGATATTTTGGGGCTGCAAGAGATCGAAAACGAAGCGGTGCTAAAAGCGCTTGCGCAGAAGGCAGGCTATAAATTCTACGCTTTTTCGCGCGCGCAGACTGCACCTGCGGGCGTGGCGGTGATGTCGCGCATACCGATAAAATTTCAAAAAACCTACCGCCCGATAGAGCTTAAAACACGAGATATTTTGCGCGCTGATTTTGCGCTTAACGGCGCTGATTTTAGCTTTTATGTCGTACATATGCTCTCTGCACGCAATCCGCTTAGCGAGCGCAAGCGCAATTTCGCCTTTTTACGCGAGGTTTTGCAAGGGCACCAACGCGCTATCGTAGCGGGAGATTTTAATACGAATTTTGGACGAAATTCTTTATTAAACGAGCTTATCGAGCGCGATGGATTTAGCGATTTATGGGCACTACATCCCTGCTCGCAGTTAAAGCATTTTAGCTCTTGTAAGTCTCATGAAAGTGGCGCGGTGCTCGATCATATCTTGCTTAGCGACGATTTTTTTAGTAGCGAGCCGGGATATAAAAAGGACAGCTTCGCGGTTGCTAAATTCTCTACCGCTTCCGATCATTTTCCGATTAGCTTCATTCTGACGAACGAAAGCGCTTTAAAATCTATGCCGAAAAAGCAAGAATTTTTAGCTAAAAATACCGCTAGTGCCGCAAAGACCACCACGATAGAGAAGCTTTACGGGCGCATTATAAGCGAGCCTGTGTTGATAAAAGGCGTAGTCGTGAGCTTTACAAACCGCCATGGCTTTGCGATCTCCCAAGATGGAAGCGGAGTTTTTGTCTACGGCGGCGGCGGGCTGCAGCTAGGCGATAAACTCGATTTGCTAGTAAAAAAGACGAAATTTTATAAGCAAAGCTTTGAGATCGACGATTTTGAGATCGTAGCTAGAAACGGCAACGTAGGCTCTATCGCACCATACGTTTTGCCTAGCGCATCGGTGCGGCAGCTGCGCGCAGGAGATGTGATAAGCACGATCAAAGGCGACGTTAAGGACGGCATAATTGATCTAAAAAGCACGGGAGAGTTTAGAATTTTTCGCAAAAGCGCTCCTGTACAAAACGGCAAAAATTTAGAATTTAAAAATGCCTATTTTACGATTTATAAAGGGCAAAAGGAATTTATAGTAGAATGA
- a CDS encoding tRNA (cytidine(34)-2'-O)-methyltransferase, with amino-acid sequence MFNIVLVYPQIHTNTGSIGRMCVNAGCPLHLIKPLGFVIDDKHLRRAGLDYWASLDLKIWENWGEFMAANEKFKQRFFFATTKTNKLYCEAKFKPGDFLIFGSEGHGLPLEIMRTNRENCITIPMSGAGRSLNLATSVGIVTYEAIRQNIDKFDFRSAVCEF; translated from the coding sequence ATGTTTAATATCGTGTTAGTATATCCACAGATCCACACAAACACCGGCTCCATCGGGCGCATGTGCGTCAATGCGGGGTGTCCTTTGCATCTGATCAAGCCGCTAGGATTTGTCATCGACGATAAGCATCTGCGCCGTGCGGGGCTTGATTATTGGGCGAGCTTGGATCTTAAAATTTGGGAAAATTGGGGCGAGTTTATGGCGGCGAACGAGAAATTTAAGCAACGCTTCTTTTTTGCGACGACGAAGACGAACAAGCTCTACTGCGAAGCGAAATTCAAGCCGGGCGATTTTTTGATTTTCGGCTCGGAGGGGCACGGGCTGCCGCTTGAGATCATGCGCACAAATCGCGAAAACTGCATCACGATCCCGATGAGTGGGGCGGGCCGCAGTTTAAATTTAGCCACCAGCGTGGGCATCGTAACCTACGAAGCGATCCGCCAAAACATCGATAAATTTGACTTTAGGAGCGCGGTTTGCGAGTTTTAG